DNA sequence from the Camelina sativa cultivar DH55 unplaced genomic scaffold, Cs unpScaffold00603, whole genome shotgun sequence genome:
ctcctcccacaataaTTTATCAGTAGCCGCTTGATTCAAAATCTCAAGAGGTTCTACCTCAATACCCTGGAAAACCTtctttattcctatctttccaaattgaccaaaTAATCCAAGGTAGTTGAATGCCTATATCCGAGACCCCGGATTGCGAAGACGCCCGCCAAAAAATGAAGTCTAAATTCGCATAAGTCGATGTGTATGGAAAACCCCCTGGATCCATCCGAATAGGGGACAACTCCCAAATACATCGAGACCTAGGGCACTAAAAGAACGCATGGTTTATAGTTTCCACTGCAGAATCGCATCTCTTACACACGGTATCACAACGAACACCCCGATGCGCGAGATGTTCTAACACTGGTAGAGTACCCGATCCAATCTACCAAAAAAAGTGTTGGATCTTGGAGGGTACATCAAGTTTCCACGATTGGGCCCGCAAAGCCGTACACGTCGGCCCATACTCTACATCCATGTTTAATTCCCGAGCTAACCAAAAACCTGATTTGACGGAATATTTCCCAGATTTAGTAAAATGCCATATTAATCTATCCGGTTGATAAGTTCTACTGACCGGCAAACTACGAATAAGTTGTATATCCCCCGGATCAAAAAACTCCTCCAAAGTAGGTAGATGCCAATCCTTAGTCTCCgggttaattaaatgattaaccattacACTCGGAAGCCACAACCTCCCTCGACCATTCGCCGGTCTAGGGAAAATATCCGGTATCCATGGATCACGCCAAACCGAAATGGAATTGCCAGAGCCTACCGCCCATCTCGCTCCCTGCTCCACCAACCCCTTGATGGAATAAATACTTCTCCAAGCAAATGACggattatatggtttttttgccATAAGAGGATGTTTGTTCCTGAAATATCGACTTTTAATCACCCTAGCCATTAAAGACGTTGGATAGTGAATTAAACGCCAAAACTGTTTGGCCAACATAGCctcattaaattgttccagaGCTCGGAAACTAAGTCCCCCTTCAGCTTTATCTTTACATAATTTATCCCAAGCAACCCAATGCATACCACGGGCCTTATCATTGGATTTCCACCAGAAAGTGGAAATTGCACTTGTCAATTTAGATGTTAGTTCCTGAGGTAGTTTATAACACGACATAACATGGGTAGGTAATGCCAAAGCcactgatttaatcataatttccttACGCCCTTCGACAAGCACTTTGCAGTCCAGCCATTAACACGATCATCCAGCCGATCCTTAATGTAgctaaaaaccttagttttcgaACCTTGAAGATTCTCAGGAATACCCAAGTAAGAACCCATACCACCCTCCTTAGAAATCCCAATAACTGATTTCAAATGGGTTCGAATATCCGGAGTTACCTTTTTGCCAAACATAATGGATGATTTAGCCAGATTAACCTCTTGACCTGAAGCTCTGCCATAGTTACCGATTATATCCATTACCGTCCTACATTCATGCGCAGTTGCTTTGCAAAAAAACaggctatcatccgcaaacagcaAATGCGAAACAGTAGGACTACCACGGGCGATGGTAATACCCgtcaatttttttctctctttcagcCTTCTTAATATTAGCTATCAAGACCTCTGTGCATaggataaataaatatggtgaCAGAGGGTCCCCTTGTCGTAACCCCCCTCTGAGGTCTAATAAAACCTCGGGGCTGACCATTCAGAAGAACTTGGTACGACACTGACGATACACACCACATATTCCACGAAATCCATCTCCTATCAAATCCTAACTTGACCAAAACCGCCTCCAGAAAATCCCACTCAACccgatcatatgccttactcatatccgttttaaatGCCAAAAATTCCGAGTTACACCTACTATTAGTATTTAATCCGTGGAACATCTCCTGAGC
Encoded proteins:
- the LOC104773646 gene encoding uncharacterized protein LOC104773646, producing MDIIGNYGRASGQEVNLAKSSIMFGKKVTPDIRTHLKSVIGISKEGGMGSYLGIPENLQGSKTKVFSYIKDRLDDRVNGWTAKCLSKGELTSKLTSAISTFWWKSNDKARGMHWVAWDKLCKDKAEGGLSFRALEQFNEAMLAKQFWRLIHYPTSLMARVIKSRYFRNKHPLMAKKPYNPSFAWRSIYSIKGLVEQGARWAVGSGNSISVWRDPWIPDIFPRPANGRGRLWLPSVMVNHLINPETKDWHLPTLEEFFDPGDIQLIRSLPWRAYNAPVGSTESSSEYIPSTCRTTSADLGYGVFTCGWSRLSGF